The following are from one region of the Nostoc cf. commune SO-36 genome:
- the lhgO gene encoding L-2-hydroxyglutarate oxidase, which produces MYDFAIIGGGIVGLSTALALGKRYPNARILVLEKESQWAFHQTGNNSGVIHSGIYYKPGSFKAKFCRDGSRSMVEFCQEHDIEHEVCGKVIVATEAQELPRLENLYQRGLDNGIEVQRISPEEVKEIEPHVRCVGGIRVFSTGIVNYKQVCLKYAQLIQQQGGDLHLNTKVLKISPSGKNQVLQTNKGSFETRFVINCTGLHSDRTAKLGQVEPQAKIVPFRGEYYELTPEKRYLVKTLIYPVPNPDFPFLGVHFTRMIDGSVHAGPNAVLSLKREGYKKTDFDLRDFLEVITYPGFWKLAAKHADEGIQEIIRSFSKAAFTRSLQKLIPEVQAEDLVPTHAGVRAQALMNDGKLVDDFLIVSGQNSIHVCNAPSPAATSSLEIGKALVTQIPQLSHLDSAVTA; this is translated from the coding sequence ATGTATGATTTTGCGATTATAGGTGGGGGAATAGTTGGACTCTCGACAGCGTTAGCTTTAGGAAAACGCTATCCCAATGCCCGTATTTTAGTACTAGAAAAAGAGAGCCAATGGGCATTTCACCAAACGGGGAATAATAGCGGGGTAATTCATTCTGGTATTTACTACAAGCCAGGAAGTTTCAAAGCTAAATTTTGTCGTGATGGTTCTCGCTCGATGGTAGAGTTCTGTCAAGAGCATGATATTGAACATGAAGTTTGTGGTAAGGTAATTGTCGCAACTGAAGCACAAGAACTACCACGCTTAGAAAATCTTTACCAACGCGGCTTAGACAACGGCATAGAAGTCCAGAGAATCAGCCCGGAAGAAGTCAAAGAAATTGAACCTCATGTAAGGTGCGTAGGTGGAATTCGGGTATTCTCAACTGGTATTGTTAATTACAAGCAAGTTTGTTTGAAATATGCCCAGCTAATTCAACAGCAGGGTGGGGATTTACACCTAAATACAAAAGTTCTGAAAATCTCTCCAAGCGGTAAAAATCAGGTACTGCAAACAAACAAGGGTAGCTTTGAAACCCGCTTTGTAATTAATTGTACTGGATTGCATAGCGATCGCACCGCCAAACTAGGTCAAGTTGAACCCCAAGCCAAAATTGTCCCATTCCGGGGAGAATATTACGAACTCACCCCAGAAAAACGCTATCTGGTCAAAACACTAATTTATCCAGTACCCAATCCAGATTTCCCCTTTCTGGGTGTCCACTTTACCCGGATGATTGATGGTAGCGTCCATGCAGGGCCAAACGCGGTTCTATCACTCAAACGCGAAGGTTACAAAAAAACCGACTTTGACTTACGCGATTTTCTGGAAGTCATCACCTATCCTGGTTTTTGGAAATTGGCAGCCAAACACGCTGATGAAGGCATCCAAGAAATCATTCGTTCCTTTAGCAAAGCAGCCTTCACCAGAAGTTTGCAAAAACTAATTCCCGAAGTCCAAGCAGAAGATTTAGTTCCCACCCATGCAGGAGTGCGCGCTCAAGCCTTAATGAACGATGGCAAGCTTGTAGACGACTTTTTGATTGTTTCTGGTCAAAACTCCATTCATGTTTGCAATGCTCCTTCAC